The Nitrosospira lacus genome window below encodes:
- the lolB gene encoding lipoprotein insertase outer membrane protein LolB, which produces MTGTAETKLAAFRLIGRVSVTGDKDSFSGGVQWHHADAGDEILLLSPLGQAVAQIRRDREGVYLTTSEQETFYALDVETLTERVLGWRLPLMGLQYWVQSVNSPATVAEIDRDIDGTIMAIRQDGWEISYLSRFPMPGIETVQAQGARPRLLMLKRPGLQIKLIIDSWNPGNQ; this is translated from the coding sequence GTCTCGGTGACGGGCGACAAGGATAGCTTCTCCGGCGGCGTACAATGGCATCACGCCGATGCAGGTGATGAAATTCTTCTCCTTTCCCCGCTTGGCCAGGCTGTGGCACAGATACGGCGCGATCGTGAAGGCGTGTATCTGACGACTTCCGAGCAGGAAACCTTTTACGCTCTCGATGTGGAAACCCTGACGGAACGGGTGCTGGGCTGGCGGCTGCCACTGATGGGGTTGCAATATTGGGTACAAAGCGTGAATTCGCCCGCGACGGTAGCCGAAATAGATAGGGATATCGATGGGACCATTATGGCTATTCGTCAGGACGGATGGGAGATCAGTTATTTGAGCCGTTTTCCCATGCCGGGAATAGAAACCGTACAGGCGCAAGGCGCGCGTCCAAGATTGCTGATGCTTAAACGTCCTGGTCTTCAAATAAAACTCATCATAGACAGCTGGAATCCGGGCAATCAATGA